The DNA sequence TTCGTCGTGATCCACAAGCACACCCAGTACGCGGCCCCCGGTCGCACGCAGGGCAACGTGGTCGGCTACCCGGTCCTGCCGGTGTACGCCGCGAAGGCCGGCGGGTTCTTCTTCATCGTGTTCGGTGTCGTCGCGCTCATCGCGTCGCTCTTCACCATCAACCCGATCTGGAACTACGGGCCGTACGACCCCTCCCCGGTATCCGCCGGTACTCAGCCCGACTGGTACATCGGCTTCGCCGACGGCGCGCTCCGCCTGGTTCCGCCGGGCTGGGAGTTCGTCTGGCTGAACCGGACCTGGTCGTTCAACATCATCATCCCGGTCGCGATCCTCGGGCTGTTCATCCTCGTCGTCATGATCTACCCCTTCCTCGAGGCGTGGATCACCGGCGACAAGCGCGAGCACCACATCCTCGACCGTCCCCGCAACGCGGCCAACCGCACGGCCATCGGCGCCGCCGGCGTCACGTTCTACGCGGTCTTCTGGGCGGCGGCCAGCTCCGACCTGATGGCCACGCACTTCAAGCTGACCATGGAGGGTGTGATCCACACCCTTCAGGCGCTGCTCTTCGTCGGCCCGCTCGTGGCCTTCGTTGTCACCAAGCGCGTCTGCCTGGCGCTGCAGAAGAAGGACCGCTCGATCGCCCTCCACGGCTTCGAGACCGGCCGCATCGTCAAGCTCCCGGGCGGCGAGTTCATCGAGGTCCACGAGCAGCTCAGCGACTACGAGCGCTGGCGTCTGGTCTCGTACGAGGCATACGAGCCCCTGATGATCCGCCCGAATAAGCGCGGACGCATCACCGTCGGTAACCGTGTGCGTGCGGGTCTGTCGCGATGGTTCTTCGAGGACCGCATCGTCCCGCCCACCCGGGGCGAGCTCGAGTCGGGCCACGGCTCTCACTGAGTGTGACTCTCACAGAAGCGCCGGCGCGGATCATCGCGCCGGCGCTTCTGTGTTCCCCCCGCCCGCATCCCTCGGAGGACCCTGACCGTGGCCGCTGACCTCGACCGGCTCGCTGCATGGTTGCGCTGTCCGGTCTGCACGGCCGACCTCCGGCCCGTCGACCGGCTCACACTCGGCTGTGGCAACGGACACCGCCACGACGTCAACAAGCGCGGCTACGTCGCGCTCCTCGGCAGCGGAACGAGCCACGTCGGCGACACGGCGGACATGCTCGATGCACGCGAGCGCGTACTCGAGGGGGGCGCCTACTCCCCCATCGCCGCCGCAGTTTCTGCTGCCTGCTCGGGTGAGCACATCGTCGACGCAGGCGCCGGGACCGGCTACTACCTTCGTGCGGCCCTGCCAGGCCGACCGGGTGCTCACGGATTGGCGATGGACCTGTCCGCTCAGGCTGTGGCTCGTGCCGTGCGCTCCTCAGACCGCATCGACGGGCTCGTCGCCGACACGTGGCGCCCATTGCCGATACGCTCCGGCGTTGCCGATGTCGTGCTCGACGTGTTCGCCCCACGGAATCTTCCGGAGTTCCAGCGAGTTCTCCGGCCGGACGGTCGCCTCGTC is a window from the Leifsonia sp. AG29 genome containing:
- the qcrB gene encoding cytochrome bc1 complex cytochrome b subunit gives rise to the protein MSTTTAAPAATTPVKKGGFTAAAANYLEDRTSISGAVKEFGRKIFPDHWSFLLGEVALYSFVVILITGTFLTFFFQASMAEVVYNGSYVPLKGIEMSSAMQSTLNISFEVRGGLLVRQIHHWAALLFVAAIGLHMLRIFFTGAFRKPRELNWVIGFVLFILAMGEGFTGYSLPDDLLSGNGLRIIDGLIKGLPVVGTWISFLLFGGEFPGTAIVGRLYTLHILLLPALVVAFIALHLMFVVIHKHTQYAAPGRTQGNVVGYPVLPVYAAKAGGFFFIVFGVVALIASLFTINPIWNYGPYDPSPVSAGTQPDWYIGFADGALRLVPPGWEFVWLNRTWSFNIIIPVAILGLFILVVMIYPFLEAWITGDKREHHILDRPRNAANRTAIGAAGVTFYAVFWAAASSDLMATHFKLTMEGVIHTLQALLFVGPLVAFVVTKRVCLALQKKDRSIALHGFETGRIVKLPGGEFIEVHEQLSDYERWRLVSYEAYEPLMIRPNKRGRITVGNRVRAGLSRWFFEDRIVPPTRGELESGHGSH
- a CDS encoding putative RNA methyltransferase produces the protein MAADLDRLAAWLRCPVCTADLRPVDRLTLGCGNGHRHDVNKRGYVALLGSGTSHVGDTADMLDARERVLEGGAYSPIAAAVSAACSGEHIVDAGAGTGYYLRAALPGRPGAHGLAMDLSAQAVARAVRSSDRIDGLVADTWRPLPIRSGVADVVLDVFAPRNLPEFQRVLRPDGRLVVVVPRADHLGSLRETGTMLDIPSDKADDVIHASETLYALLRREHVAYDLPLTDDLRTALIAMGPSARHASRHTAEPVTVGSTRVSVDVLLFSRR